AACTGGCTTCAAGATCCCAGGTTGAAGCCTCCCTGAGAACTTGCCAAGCCCCATACAGTTCCTCTTACCTCTGACCCCCCAGGCCCTGACCCCATTGGCTTCCCACCATCCACCTGCTTTTCCCCAGACTGTACCTTCTCAAAGGTTTTGTAGTGCTCCTTGATCATCTTCTGCATGAAGCTGTGGAACTTCTCATTCAAGTCCTTGAAGCCATTAAGGGAACGGTTGGGCAGGTAGCGAAGAATAGGGATGAAGTCAGCTGGGTTTCCAGAGCCAACCACCTCCCCGAAATTATTACTCAGGTTGACTAGGCTAAGCAGTTCTTGGTGGTTGTGGTCATAGCGCTGGCCAAAGCAAATGGCACAGATGACATTGGCCACTGATATCACCACATACCTGTAGGGGTTAAAGTGCCCAGGCCCTGCCATCTGCTCCTGCAACTTGCTGATCAGGACCTCAGCCTCCTTGCTCACATGCTCCTCCAGGTAGCAGGAAGATGAGGAGGCTGGGTCAGAGGCAATAGAGAAACTTTTCAGGCCATTCTGGGCCAGGCGCCGGCGGGCAGCCCACACTGGTCCAGAGTCTGGGCCGAAGGACATGCTCTGGCCATTACTGATGAGGGTGAAGCTGTAGAGGTTGGGCCGGCCCTTGAAATCATCGCCCTGCTGCACCAGGGCCTGCCGGATGGTGTCCAGGCCGCTCAGCACCAGCACAGGTGTGGAGCCAATGCGAATCTGCAGCACGTCCCCATACCGCTGGCTCATCCTTGACAGTGCCAGGTGTGGGTTCTTTCCCAGGGTTAGTATGTGCCCGATCAGGGGCCAGCCCCATGGCCCTGGTGGATTCTTCAGGCCTTTGGGGACCCGAGGTCTTGAGGCCCTGATTACCCAGAATACTAGACAGAAGATGAGAGAGGCTAGAAGAAACTCCGTGGCCGACATGGAGATTCGGAAAAGCATGATCAGTGTAGGGATCTTGGAGGTGGCTGCTGAGAGAAggagcaggaagaaaaaaaatcaagccatCAGATTGGGGAACGAGAAGAGCCAACATCCTAGAGTATCAGGGAAAGGGGAAACCTTTCCACCAGAACTGCTTACTGAGCATGAAGAAGAGGATGAGGAGGGGAGAAGTTGTTGAGCTATCACTGTGGGCTAAGAATTTCACAGTCCTTCTTCATTCAGCACTAGCCACAAATCTATGAAGTAGGCTgcagtgaggctcagagaagataagtaacttgcccgaggtcacacagccagaaagtGTTGGATGCAGACTCCCAAGCCAAGTTGCCTAATTCCAGAATGCTTTCTCTTAACTGCTATACCAATCTAAAATGACATCTTCCAATGTCAATCTGTGATTTCCACATAGTACCAGTACTGTTACTTACTTCACATTTTCCTAAAATCGACTGTAAATCTATCTACATATCATCATAAACAATATCTGTGTGAA
The window above is part of the Macaca fascicularis isolate 582-1 chromosome 7, T2T-MFA8v1.1 genome. Proteins encoded here:
- the CYP1A1 gene encoding cytochrome P450 1A1; translated protein: MLFRISMSATEFLLASLIFCLVFWVIRASRPRVPKGLKNPPGPWGWPLIGHILTLGKNPHLALSRMSQRYGDVLQIRIGSTPVLVLSGLDTIRQALVQQGDDFKGRPNLYSFTLISNGQSMSFGPDSGPVWAARRRLAQNGLKSFSIASDPASSSSCYLEEHVSKEAEVLISKLQEQMAGPGHFNPYRYVVISVANVICAICFGQRYDHNHQELLSLVNLSNNFGEVVGSGNPADFIPILRYLPNRSLNGFKDLNEKFHSFMQKMIKEHYKTFEKGHIRDITDSLIEHCQEKQLDENANIQLSDEKIVNVVLDLFGAGFDTVTTAISWSLMYLVTNPRVQRKIQEELDTVIGRSRRPRLSDRSHLPYMEAFILETFRHSSFVPFTIPHSTTRDTSLKGFYIPKGRCVFVNQWQINHDQKLWVNPSEFLPERFITPDGAIDKVLSEKVILFGLGKRKCIGETIARWEVFLFLAILLQRVEFSVPPGVKVDMTPIYGLTMKHACCEHFQMQLRS